In a genomic window of Zingiber officinale cultivar Zhangliang chromosome 9B, Zo_v1.1, whole genome shotgun sequence:
- the LOC122024894 gene encoding uncharacterized protein LOC122024894 — MPVDASKGQLRPSGHDEELNQVFQSSKKILMNFAGQNKQGELILDIIVRTSITTLASFPGENELHELTCRKLLVALVRWRHVCVHLVALESWNELARAFTNERTLFSINARLQRALAETLVCAASSFKDQESSNQYVRDLMGPMTIYLVDISTRNDAKVVSQQADAMYMVSCLLERLRGASRATQPRTQKSIFEMGCAVMSSLLTLLELYKNQSTVVYLILKFVVDFVEGEVAFLNAKETSILIDFCLQLLQVYSSHNMDLTLSVKEPPE; from the exons ATGCCGGTTGATGCTTCAAAAGGACAACTAAGACCATCTGGTCATGATGAAGAGCTGAACCAAGTTTTTCAGTCTTCGAAAAAGATTTTGATGAATTTTGCTGGACAAAATAAACAAGGAGAACTGATACTTGACATCATTGTTCGTACTTCCATAACAACACTTGCATCTTTTCCCGGCGAGAATGAGCTTCAT GAATTGACATGTCGGAAATTACTTGTAGCTCTTGTTCGTTGGAGACATGTTTGTGTTCACCTTGTTGCATTG GAATCATGGAATGAACTTGCAAGGGCCTTCACAAATGAGAGGACGTTATTCTCCATCAATGCTCGTTTGCAG CGAGCTCTTGCAGAGACACTAGTTTGTGCTGCTTCCAGTTTTAAGGATCAAGAATCTTCCAATCA GTATGTGAGAGATCTAATGGGACCTATGACAATATATCTTGTAGATATTTCCACTCGGAATGATGCGAAAGTTGTTTCTCAACAAGCAGATGCTATGTATATG GTTAGTTGCTTGTTGGAACGACTAAGAGGAGCATCCAGAGCCACCCAACCCCGAACTCAAAAATCCATATTTGAGATGGGTTGTGCTGTTATGAGTTCTTTATTAACTCTTCTTGAGTTATACAAAAATCAG TCCACAGTTGTGTACCTGATACTTAAATTTGTTGTTGACTTCGTCGAGGGAGAAGTAGCATTTCTCAATGCGAAGGAAACTTCAATTTTGATTGACTTTTGCTTGCAATTGCTTCAAGTGTATTCTTCTCATAATATGG